A genomic region of Rhipicephalus sanguineus isolate Rsan-2018 chromosome 1, BIME_Rsan_1.4, whole genome shotgun sequence contains the following coding sequences:
- the LOC119378223 gene encoding neural retina-specific leucine zipper protein encodes MWGKSAGAELFGAQVVCGARRERSLVSPSRARGASVALYAGEAGEAAVAAWLGGAPPDPACLYFQQGGAAAATPSPSGSSLSSSLDEDAMAGDEYSFDLENLEEVVKQEMGAKYAALQPELQQLEHLRRPLVGSTPGTPPDTPPGSTACPASPEFGACMPDDSMMWLSQPPPPPAPHQAPHQAHVRFGHQEPLDLRPQGDLEWLQLRRDLEGPRPPMPPPMPMRDILDDEQLISLSVRELNKRLHGFPREEVVRLKQKRRTLKNRGYAQNCRTKRLAQRHELESRNRILQAEANRLRQELERACQERDFYKQQLGAAARARAQQPQPPPQQQQLPPPPHGLGPGSPDFLM; translated from the coding sequence ATGTGGGGCAAGTCGGCGGGGGCCGAGCTCTTTGGAGCGCAAGTCGTGTGTGGAGCGCGCCGCGAGCGGAGTCTTGTGAGCCCGAGCCGAGCGCGCGGCGCAAGTGTGGCCCTGTACGCGGGTGAAGCGGGCGAGGCCGCGGTGGCAGCGTGGCTCGGCGGCGCGCCCCCGGACCCTGCCTGCCTGTACTTCCAGCAGGGCGGCGCGGCGGCCGCCACGCCGTCGCCGTCGGGCTCGTCTTTGAGCTCGTCGCTCGATGAAGACGCCATGGCGGGTGATGAGTACAGCTTCGACCTGGAGAACCTCGAGGAGGTCGTCAAGCAGGAGATGGGCGCCAAGTACGCCGCTCTTCAGCCCGAGCTGCAGCAGCTCGAGCATCTGCGTCGGCCATTGGTCGGCAGCACGCCGGGCACACCACCGGACACGCCGCCCGGCTCGACCGCCTGCCCGGCGTCGCCAGAGTTCGGCGCCTGCATGCCGGACGACAGCATGATGTGGCTGTCgcagccgccaccgccgccggcgcCGCACCAGGCGCCGCACCAAGCGCACGTGCGCTTCGGACACCAGGAGCCGCTGGACCTGCGGCCGCAGGGGGACCTCGAGTGGCTGCAGCTGCGCCGCGACCTGGAGGGCCCACGGCCCCCGATGCCCCCGCCGATGCCCATGCGGGACATCTTGGACGACGAACAGCTGATCTCGCTGTCTGTGCGCGAACTCAACAAGCGACTCCACGGGTTCCCCCGCGAAGAAGTGGTTCGCCTCAAGCAGAAGCGTCGGACGCTCAAGAACCGCGGCTACGCGCAGAACTGCCGGACCAAGCGCCTGGCGCAGAGGCACGAGCTGGAAAGCAGGAACCGCATCCTTCAGGCCGAGGCCAACCGTTTGCGTCAGGAGCTGGAACGCGCCTGCCAAGAACGCGACTTCTACAAGCAGCAGCTGGGCGCCGCCGCCCGCGCCCGCGCTCAGCAGCCGCAGCCGCcgccacagcagcagcagctgccgcCGCCACCACACGGACTCGGGCCCGGCTCGCCGGACTTCCTCATGTGA